One region of Deltaproteobacteria bacterium genomic DNA includes:
- a CDS encoding SDR family NAD(P)-dependent oxidoreductase codes for MLEGKVVVVTGGGKGIGRHAALTFAREKAKVVIIDVSQDWLDKTGPELGELTDALGINADVRDENAVRRAFEQVVHRFGQIDVLVNDAAIVPHFAWGIPRWPMIRDMDLSFWNRVIETNLGGTFLCSKHVLAHMEPRRSGHIINLYGGGGVSPGGACAYVVTKDAIWTFSRYLAEEVRESNVCVVTFSPRVPIVTEGAPDDAFTRLPTPEILGQGFVLAAQVPMEDSGRCYFYEDGKLVPSKDGRYE; via the coding sequence ATGCTGGAAGGCAAAGTGGTCGTGGTGACGGGCGGCGGCAAGGGCATCGGACGCCATGCCGCGCTGACGTTCGCACGGGAAAAGGCCAAGGTCGTGATCATCGACGTGAGCCAGGACTGGCTCGACAAGACCGGGCCCGAGTTGGGCGAGTTGACCGACGCCCTGGGCATCAACGCCGACGTGCGCGACGAGAACGCGGTGCGGCGCGCGTTCGAGCAAGTGGTCCACCGCTTCGGGCAGATCGACGTGCTGGTGAACGACGCCGCCATCGTGCCGCATTTCGCCTGGGGCATCCCGCGCTGGCCCATGATCCGCGACATGGACCTGTCCTTCTGGAACCGGGTCATCGAGACCAACCTGGGAGGCACGTTCCTGTGTTCGAAGCACGTGCTGGCGCACATGGAACCGCGGCGCTCCGGCCACATCATCAATCTCTACGGCGGCGGCGGAGTCTCGCCCGGCGGCGCCTGCGCCTACGTGGTCACCAAGGACGCCATCTGGACCTTCAGCCGCTACCTGGCGGAAGAGGTGCGGGAGTCCAACGTGTGCGTGGTGACGTTCTCGCCGCGGGTCCCCATCGTCACCGAAGGAGCCCCGGACGACGCCTTCACACGGCTCCCGACCCCGGAGATCCTGGGCCAGGGCTTCGTGCTGGCCGCCCAGGTGCCCATGGAAGACTCCGGACGGTGCTATTTCTACGAAGACGGCAAGCTCGTTCCCTCCAAGGACGGGAGGTACGAGTAG